One region of Citrus sinensis cultivar Valencia sweet orange chromosome 6, DVS_A1.0, whole genome shotgun sequence genomic DNA includes:
- the LOC102621581 gene encoding uncharacterized protein LOC102621581, with product MIGLTKLGTILTVVFVVSVLALVAELLYVLWRRQSFWRRSDQLYPKPSKEQLLYFFCWKNQSRIEPAGNTHAPASEDAEARVSAVDDDDVSKWQWAVYGPSRVLFTIKEEEREGTETTSEAENETVKSKSKTVSFDQAESVSDQVAVLVSVEEAVDEATPFSTPCASPPYYTPSPSPTHDKYSPGNGETELILRGENDLSFVNLEVKNV from the coding sequence ATGATTGGTTTAACAAAGCTAGGAACTATATTAACTGTTGTGTTTGTAGTCTCTGTGTTGGCTTTAGTAGCCGAGCTTCTTTACGTTCTATGGCGCCGCCAGTCATTCTGGCGACGGAGCGACCAGCTTTATCCCAAGCCATCGAAAGAGCAGCttctttacttcttttgtTGGAAGAACCAGTCAAGGATCGAACCCGCCGGAAACACTCATGCTCCGGCGTCCGAGGATGCAGAGGCGAGGGTGTCGGCGGTTGATGACGATGACGTGTCGAAGTGGCAGTGGGCTGTATATGGACCGTCCAGGGTCTTGTTCACTATTAAAGAAGAGGAGAGAGAGGGGACTGAGACGACGTCCGAGGCTGAAAATGAAACTGTTAAGAGCAAGAGCAAAACGGTGAGTTTTGATCAGGCTGAGAGTGTGAGCGATCAGGTAGCGGTCCTGGTGAGTGTTGAGGAGGCTGTTGATGAAGCGACGCCGTTTTCGACTCCGTGTGCTTCGCCCCCGTACTATACTCCTTCGCCATCTCCTACGCACGACAAGTACTCGCCTGGAAATGGGGAAACTGAGTTGATATTAAGAGGTGAAAACGACTTGTCGTTTGTTAATCTAGAAGtgaaaaatgtgtaa